The proteins below are encoded in one region of Helianthus annuus cultivar XRQ/B chromosome 2, HanXRQr2.0-SUNRISE, whole genome shotgun sequence:
- the LOC110888686 gene encoding uncharacterized protein LOC110888686 codes for MDVAPAVDFGFISSSHRGLHYPSAPSSPNRLGEVYCGFDELLIAVEANRSDSLATVPFAWEEKPGVPKTPDILSEDDFSFDVSCGFVSDSVPAEDLFQGGVIKTVGPVSQERAFSDRRICERGRERGFSSSRLPSSRSRRTRSLSPLGASDYRREQQPMTPRTKPMATPSCLADNGSKRWSFKDLFLFRSASEGRAMDKYPLKKYFTINRRNDQETRNTCESGSVSKRRGRVSAHELHYNLNRANSNEMRKKTYLPYKHGILGGLSFNQ; via the coding sequence ATGGACGTCGCTCCGGCTGTCGATTTTGGGTTTATTTCGTCATCCCACCGCGGTTTACATTACCCTAGTGCTCCATCAAGCCCCAATAGACTGGGAGAAGTGTATTGTGGCTTTGATGAGCTCTTGATTGCTGTGGAAGCTAACCGAAGCGATTCCCTTGCTACCGTTCCGTTCGCATGGGAGGAAAAGCCTGGTGTCCCGAAAACACCTGACATTTTATCTGAAGATGATTTTTCTTTTGATGTGAGTTGTGGTTTTGTAAGTGATTCGGTTCCGGCTGAAGATTTGTTCCAAGGTGGCGTGATCAAGACCGTTGGTCCTGTGTCACAGGAGAGGGCTTTCAGCGACAGACGTATCTGTgaaagaggaagagagagagggTTTTCTTCTTCTAGGTTACCTTCATCTAGAAGTAGAAGGACAAGATCTTTGTCGCCATTAGGGGCTTCAGATTATCGTCGGGAACAACAACCAATGACTCCGAGGACAAAACCGATGGCAACTCCTTCGTGTTTGGCTGATAACGGGTCGAAAAGATGGAGTTTTAAGGATTTGTTTTTGTTCAGAAGTGCTTCGGAAGGAAGGGCAATGGACAAATACCCTTTGAAGAAATACTTTACCATTAACCGGAGAAATGACCAGGAGACGCGAAACACGTGTGAGTCTGGATCGGTTTCGAAAAGAAGGGGACGGGTATCGGCTCATGAGCTTCATTACAACTTGAACCGTGCGAATTCGAATGAGATGAGGAAGAAAACTTACTTGCCATACAAGCATGGTATTCTTGGAGGATTGTCCTTCAATCAATAA